Below is a window of 'Nostoc azollae' 0708 DNA.
AAAACCTGGTAATTATCCATTACCAATTACCAATTACCAATTACCAAAAATTACGCTTTCTTCAACCAGCTAAACATAGCACGTAAATCTTTACCTACTTCTTCAATAGGATGTTCTGCTTCTTGACGACGCATAGCGGTAAAACCTGGTTTACCAGCTTGGTTTTCTAATACGAATTCCCGCGCAAATTGTCCAGATTGAATTTCGCTGAGGATTTTCTTCATTTCTACTTTGGTTTGGCCTGTAACAACACGAGGACCCCGTGTATAATCACCATATTCCGCAGTGTTGGAAATGCTATCGCGCATGGTTGCTAAACCACCTTCAACTACTAAGTCAACGATGAGTTTAACTTCGTGCAGACATTCAAAATAAGCTAGTTCTGGTTGATATCCTGCTTCAATTAAGGTTTCAAAACCTGCTTTGATTAAGGCACTCAAACCACCACACAATACTGCTTGTTCTCCAAATAAGTCGGTTTCAGTTTCTTCCCGGAAGGTGGTTTCTAAGACTCCTGCACGAGTACCACCGATACCTTTAGCATAAGCCATTGCGCGCTCGCGTGCTTTTCCAGTAGCATCTTGATATATCGCAAATAACGCAGGTACACCTTGTCCTTGTTCGTAAGTACGACGGACTAAATGCCCAGGTCCCTTAGGTGCTACCATGATCACATCAACATCCGCAGGAGGGACAACTTGCCCAAAGTGAATGTTAAAACCATGTGCAAAGGCTAAAATGTTACCTGCTTCTAGATTTGGTTCAATTTCATTTTTGTAAATGGTTCTTTGTACCTCATCAGGTAACAAAATCATAATTAAATCAGCAGCTTTCGCAGCATCAGATACACTTCTTACTCTCAAACCAGCAGCTTCAGCTTTGGCTGTGGATTTGCTACCAGAATATAATCCCACAATAACGTTAACACCACTGTCTTTTAAATTCAGCGCGTGGGCATGACCTTGAGAACCATAACCGATAATAGCAACGGTTTTTCCTGTTAAAAGGTCTAAATTAGCATCTTCATCATAGTACATACGTGCCATAGAAGCATCTCCTGTCCGCAAAGTTTGTTATGAAATTGGCAGATTTATA
It encodes the following:
- the ilvC gene encoding ketol-acid reductoisomerase, which gives rise to MARMYYDEDANLDLLTGKTVAIIGYGSQGHAHALNLKDSGVNVIVGLYSGSKSTAKAEAAGLRVRSVSDAAKAADLIMILLPDEVQRTIYKNEIEPNLEAGNILAFAHGFNIHFGQVVPPADVDVIMVAPKGPGHLVRRTYEQGQGVPALFAIYQDATGKARERAMAYAKGIGGTRAGVLETTFREETETDLFGEQAVLCGGLSALIKAGFETLIEAGYQPELAYFECLHEVKLIVDLVVEGGLATMRDSISNTAEYGDYTRGPRVVTGQTKVEMKKILSEIQSGQFAREFVLENQAGKPGFTAMRRQEAEHPIEEVGKDLRAMFSWLKKA